Genomic DNA from Triticum dicoccoides isolate Atlit2015 ecotype Zavitan chromosome 4B, WEW_v2.0, whole genome shotgun sequence:
AGCTTCACGGGTCGGGGCGTCGCTTGTGCTGTATTGTAGCTCCGTCGCTGTGGCGAGATCCACGAGGACGCGACTTCCTCCGACGATGGACGGCGCCCGCCTCCGGCCTTCCCGTGTTGTGCTGCAGCACCGGCGACCAGCGGCGCCAGGCTCCGGCCTCCTCCTTCGTGCTGCAGCGCCATGCCTCTTTCTCCGGTGCGTGACAACAAAGGGTGGGAAGGAGTGGGGCGAACGTGTGGACACGGAGAAGATCAGGCTGGGGCGGTTGCGAGCGACGCGTGGGGCTGGACACTTGTCGTGCGTTCCAGGCGGTTTGAGCGGCGTGGAAATCAGCCGGCTTAATTTAAACGTTTTCCGCTAATTATCCACCCATAGCTCTAAGAACTGAGCTAGTACATGCTGGCAATCTGTGGGCTACAGAAGACCAGCACTTCGTCGAGTTCGACCTTGGACTCGTCGCCGAACAGGCTCTCCTTGCCGTCCTCCCTCTTCGCGTAGGACAGCCCGAGCCGTGACCGCGCGCGCCGGAGGTCGCCGACGCCGACGCTGGCGTCGGGCCCCGTGAACACCCCCATCACGGCGGTGAGCGGCGGGCCGATGAGCAGCCCGTCGGCGCCGAACTGCGGCCCGCCCCGCGAGTAGTCGAACAGCGCAGCGCCGCTCCCGCCCACCTTGGGCAGCACCACCGGAACGGCAGCGGCGGTGTCCTCCGGCGCTGCCGGCGGCCAGTAGAAGAGGAAGGCGTCGAGCGTGTCGTAGTAGTCGTCCGTGCTGCGGTACCCCTCCGGGCTGAAgccgccgaacctgaaggagcctcCCGCCGTGTAGCCGACGACGACGCAGGGGCCCTTGAAGTCGCACCGCCGGTGGAAGTCCGTCGCGCTGAAGCCGTCAACGGTGGCCCTGTAACAGCAGCTGAGCTCGCGTCCTCTGAGGTGCGTGTTGGCCACGAGCGACATGGGGAACGGCAGCTCCACGCCGTGGTACTGGAACTGCGGCGGCGGCGTCTCGGCTTCTTTTGCGCCTCTGCCCCAGTTGAAGAGGCTGCGGGGAGTGACGAACCTTGCTCTGGTCGGAGCGATCGCCACCCTGCCGGTCGCCATGAACGCCATGCCACTGATCGCTCACTCGAGCGATGGTGGGAATGAATGGAGGAGAATGAGCCGAAGATCGAACTACTCGACATCAAGTGAATTTTCGTGGGCACAGGCTCGCCTTATCTCTTGTGTGGCTTTGACAACGAAAGTGCGATCCCAGAAGAACTAGGCTGTAGCCTAGTGGCAAGGGAGCGCAGTGGCGTCTCCAGCAAGCAGGGTTCGAGCCACGTCGGGAACGAATTTCTGGTTTCTCACAAGGGATGCTTTTTCTATATCAATAAACCATGGGTGCTAGTGCCCATGAGTTTCATCTTTTTAAAGTACGATCCCAGGGGCATCTCCAACGCGGACCCTGCCAATGAAGTATGCCTCAAGATTTGTGAACGAGTACCTTCTGATGTCTGAAATCACGGGGCCGTTTGGTTGCTGCCGGTGGTGGCCCTACCCCCATCGGCACGCTAAAGAATTAGCGGACAATTCAGCCGCCACGGTTTCgtcaatattttggctacagaatcaACATGGAGAGCAGATGGGTCGTGGGCGAGCCAAATATTTGGAGCTGATCCAAATGTGCGCCAACACGTTGGTCAACGCCAAAAATTTGGCTGGGCAACCCTTGGTTCTGATCCAAACAGCCCCCACATGCCTCAAAGCCATGGACAAATTTTCTACTGCGGTGGTGTTTGTATCAGAGTACTTGAGAGAACCAAATACAGAATACACAACATAGCTATGACATCGTCGGAAGCTAgaggtgactgatacgtctccaacgtatctataatttttttattaaatTCTATTAAATTATAcctttatatatttttatattatttttggactaatttATTAATATAGTGCCCAGTGTCACTTTTTTTGCTTGTTTATGGTTTTGTAGAAATTCATATCTAGAAAGGTCCAAATACGATGTCGATTTTGACAATTTTTGCTAGACAATGAAGGACCCTAGAAGCTTTGAGAGAGGtcgaggggacccacgaggcagccaCATGGCCACGTGGCGTGGCGcaggggggggaggggggtcgcGCCACCTGCTCATGTGGGGCCCCTAAGCCTCCGTTTGCCCTAATTCTTCCGCCTATAAATCCTATAATTCTTGGAACCCTCAAAAGCGAACACGAAAGAATATTATCGCCGCTGCAACCCTCTATTTCGAATCGATCCCATTTGGAACCCTGTTTCGGTGTTCTGTCGGAGGGGTATGCCATCACGGGAGGCCTCTTCATCAATCTTGTTGCCTCCAtgataatgtgtgagtagttcctttaggacctacgagtccataatagcagttagatggcttcttcttcttcttcctctctctctctctctctctctctctctctctcatcttcaatacaatgatctcctctGAGATCAAGCCAATGTAATTCTTGtggtatgtttgttgggatccgatgatttGTGGATTTGCGATCAGATTGTTCATTGAATATAACTGAACCTTTTAAATTATGATGTATGATTGAGTAGCTATGTATGCTTTTCGAGTTATTTGTCTTCTCTGGCCAAGATAGATGGGTAATTCTCAGTCCCGGCCCTGATGGGGGggcggggggcggccgccccgggcccccaaagtcAAGGGCCCCCCTCCCTGGTACACAAGTAGGCCATTGCCTATCCTAGAAAAAAAAACGATTGGGCCTAGTACAATTTTATAGCAAGGCTGCTGGGGTAAACGTCCCGTACATATCCTCCACGATCTCTCATCCAAAAAAACGCACGCACCATGGCGGTTCGACCAGATCAGATCACGGATTCACGGGTGGAGCGATGCATCACGCACGCCAATGGATGCTTTCCCCTCGGGCGAGTACCCTTCTCTCTGCGTGAGCGTGACTATCTTAATTACCTGGCTTATCACTTCCATGCGCAGCAACGGCCAGGAACAATTTATAAGAACAGACGAGGGATTGCCTAGATGGTGATCGGATCGGATCTATCAACTGATTTTAAATCCATGTTGTACAGCTCAAAGGTAACCTTTCTGGTACTCCCTAAAGCCCCTAAATTTGTTGTTTGCTAATTGATGTTGATGCCAAGAATTGTTTTTGATAATCCAATCATTAGGGTGATTAGTGCTTTAAAAACAGATACTAATCCAGGTTAATTTCGAGATAACACCAAGATCAAATTTGTAATGGTTATGGATTGCATTCCAATCCAAACCAATTTGCTCAATATAGATTAATGGTTGTTGGAGATATATCTAGAACAGTGTTGTTGTAtaagttttttaattttttctAAATACATTAGTCTATTTTCAGGCAGAACCAGTTTTCGACAATGTTGAAGTTCTACATAATTTCCTGTTGAATATCGTgatatgcttgtttgcttgttttggtcaAGTTGATTAAGATTTAACCAAGAAACCGGTCTGGCATGATTCAGAGTGCGGATCAAGGGGAGAAAAAAAAATTAGTTTATTGTCCAGGTTATACTTGCATATTtacctagtactccctctgtaccgaAATACTTGGAGTTGGGGGAAACTTACTAGTTTTTTGTTTGAAAACTAATTTATATCCTAATTTGCAAAGAGGTTTAACCAAGAAACCGGTCTGCATAATTTCCCCCAACTACAAGTATTTTGGTACAAGGGAGTACTAATTTATATCCTGATTTGTAAAGAGGTTTATACAGATTCTGGATGTTCAAGTGCCGAGGTCAAAATATAAATTATGTTTTTATTGTTTAATGTTAAGGGCCTCGGATTTtactttcgccccgggcccccgaaatgTCAGGACCGGCCCTGGTAATTCTTCAGTGGGAGTGGTCCATAGTAGTGAGTTCAATCTCACGgtgatctatatcccagtgacaaaATGGGGAGAAGGCACGTGATGTGTTCTTAGGGATAAAATGATGGAGATTGATCTTATTGCTAGGTTTCTttctgtctacatcatgtcatattgcttattgCGTTACTCTATTTTTCATTAAATTTAGTACTttgagatgcatactggatagtggTCTTgggatggagtaatagtagtagatgtagttggataacggtctacttgtcacggatgtatgCCTATACAAGATTATGTCATGAATGGTCATAGTCACGAATGTTGCTTACCTGTCActcgcccaacaataatttgtttatcaTGCCACTACCTGCTTTCAAGAGAGATGctactagtgaacctatggcccccgggtccattctCCATTAATACTTGCGTTGTTATGTTACTATTTTAGTTACCTTTATTTATTTTGCCGTTTTGCCATATCATTATTTATCACCATTTGCTTTTAACCTTGCAACTAACAAGGCGAGGGGGTTGATAACCCCCTTGACAAGTTGGGTGCAAGCAtttttgtttgtgtgtgtgtagGTGTTGCTTATGTTGTTAGCTTGTACACTCCTACTAGTTCGATTAAACCTTTGTTCTTAACTGAGCAAAATACTTTATGTTGTTGTGCTACATCACCCTCCCTCTTCAGGGAAATTCAAAAACTCCTATGGGAGTAGCAGTGGCAAGGTATGCTTGGATTCCCAGATTGCATGCATCAG
This window encodes:
- the LOC119295377 gene encoding uncharacterized protein LOC119295377; protein product: MAFMATGRVAIAPTRARFVTPRSLFNWGRGAKEAETPPPQFQYHGVELPFPMSLVANTHLRGRELSCCYRATVDGFSATDFHRRCDFKGPCVVVGYTAGGSFRFGGFSPEGYRSTDDYYDTLDAFLFYWPPAAPEDTAAAVPVVLPKVGGSGAALFDYSRGGPQFGADGLLIGPPLTAVMGVFTGPDASVGVGDLRRARSRLGLSYAKREDGKESLFGDESKVELDEVLVFCSPQIASMY